The Oceanithermus desulfurans genome has a window encoding:
- a CDS encoding NADPH-dependent FMN reductase, which yields MNVLGISGSLRAASTARAALTLALEGAAAAGAETELLDLRELDLPLYDDDQARYTAANRAAVARLQAAAEAADAFVLASPEYHGGPSGVLKNALDHLTGRHFRGKAAGLVTVAGGRVSPVTTAHVLRIVLRQLHAYVVPQQVALPEAEKLFDAAGRLTDAEQARRLHELGAEVVRLARALAHSS from the coding sequence GTGAACGTCCTGGGAATTTCCGGAAGCCTGCGCGCGGCCAGCACCGCGCGCGCCGCGCTGACGCTGGCGCTCGAGGGCGCCGCCGCGGCCGGCGCCGAAACCGAGCTGCTCGACCTGCGCGAGCTCGATCTGCCCCTCTACGACGACGATCAAGCCCGCTACACGGCGGCGAACCGTGCGGCCGTCGCCCGCCTGCAGGCGGCCGCCGAAGCGGCCGACGCCTTCGTCCTCGCCTCCCCCGAGTACCACGGCGGACCCAGCGGCGTCCTCAAGAACGCCCTCGACCACCTGACGGGCCGCCACTTCCGCGGCAAGGCCGCGGGCCTCGTCACCGTGGCCGGGGGCCGGGTCAGCCCCGTCACCACCGCCCACGTGCTGCGCATCGTGCTGCGCCAGCTGCACGCCTACGTGGTACCCCAGCAGGTGGCCCTGCCCGAGGCGGAAAAGCTCTTCGACGCCGCCGGGCGCCTGACCGACGCGGAGCAGGCCCGGCGCCTGCACGAACTGGGGGCCGAGGTGGTGCGGCTGGCCCGGGCGCTGGCTCATTCGAGCTGA
- a CDS encoding ABC transporter permease, producing the protein MPLHELLIVARYEAGSAVRRWELWLPYMFSATLGLFMVSLGFGAFGGKAAQRFFVLGWVPFSTVTAASLGTITVVLGLSHQPLRYWLSLPLSVRQVVAVKLVMGVTMGLIVAAATLAFSVVWILRSLALLNSVTALVLFLLTVATSGLLAALSILVRDITKMSILTILISSILQYLSSVYVPMDSLDPWLRALLLVNPVTLASEVLRTGDAALLAALAAEASLFFVAGVYVLALRVRTQLE; encoded by the coding sequence GTGCCGCTACATGAGCTGCTGATTGTCGCCCGTTACGAAGCAGGCAGCGCCGTACGGCGGTGGGAGCTTTGGTTGCCGTACATGTTTTCGGCCACGCTTGGGCTGTTCATGGTGTCGCTAGGGTTCGGTGCCTTTGGTGGAAAAGCGGCGCAGCGGTTCTTCGTGCTGGGTTGGGTTCCCTTTTCCACCGTCACCGCCGCCAGCCTGGGGACCATCACCGTGGTGCTCGGCCTTTCGCACCAACCGCTGCGCTACTGGCTCAGTCTGCCGCTTTCGGTGCGGCAGGTGGTGGCCGTCAAGCTGGTCATGGGCGTAACCATGGGGCTGATCGTCGCTGCGGCCACGTTGGCGTTTTCGGTCGTCTGGATATTGCGCAGCCTGGCGCTGCTCAACTCCGTGACCGCCCTGGTGCTGTTTCTGCTCACCGTCGCCACCAGCGGCTTGCTGGCGGCGCTCTCGATCCTGGTGCGCGACATCACCAAGATGTCGATCCTGACCATCCTCATAAGCTCTATCTTGCAGTACCTCAGCAGCGTTTATGTGCCCATGGATAGCCTGGATCCCTGGTTGCGCGCGCTGCTGCTCGTCAACCCCGTCACCCTGGCGAGCGAAGTGCTGCGGACTGGCGATGCGGCCTTGCTCGCGGCGCTGGCGGCGGAGGCGTCGCTGTTCTTTGTGGCCGGGGTCTACGTGCTGGCGCTGCGGGTGCGGACTCAGCTCGAATGA